One Struthio camelus isolate bStrCam1 chromosome 28, bStrCam1.hap1, whole genome shotgun sequence genomic region harbors:
- the LOC104148647 gene encoding uridylate-specific endoribonuclease C-like, translating to MGTMAAALGLLCLLPCLTHGALLGRERAELLALRSISDDELRDVSEQLYAADGNRAASGEIVLDLQHKIPASEASAGKDYASKRLFRYVAEATLFAKPTFARFLALLDNYDKMTGHSETLTSKEEQEEEAFLEAVFQTPVMATLTRFFLSKGLYPSADAFRADLKEMWFGLYSRSSGTALDSSGFEHVFHGEIKKGKVSGCHSWVQLYELEKSGQLNYLSYSYDGPWTAFPDVLALQYRWSNYLKSIGSIFVGSSPEFDLALYTLCYKARPDQQCHVSLGGKAAQIQTYSWSNSFYGDGQRFVASSYPVSP from the exons atGGGCACCATGGCGGCGGCACTGGGGCtactctgcctcctgccctgtttGACCCATGGGGCCCTTCTCG ggCGCGAGCGGGCCGAGCTCCTCGCCCTCCGCTCCATCTCTGACGACGAGCTCAGGGACGTCTCGGAGCAGCTCTACGCCGCCGACGGGAACCGGGCCGCCAGCGGGGAGATCGTCCTCGACCTGCAACACAAGATCCCAGCCTCCGAGGCCAGCGCTGGCAAGGACTATGCCTCGAAGAG GCTCTTCAGATACGTGGCGGAGGCCACGCTCTTTGCCAAGCCCACCTTCGCCCGCTTCCTGGCCCTCCTGGACAACTATGACAAGATGACGGGCCACAGCGAGACGCTGACAtccaaggaggagcaggaggaggaggccttcCTGGAGGCCGTCTTCCAGACGCCTGTCATGGCCACGCTCACACGCTTCTTCCTCTCCAAGG GCCTGTACCCCTCGGCGGACGCTTTCCGGGCTGACCTGAAGGAGATGTGGTTCGGGCTGTACTCGCGCTCCAGTGGGACGGCCCTCGACTCCTCTGGCTTCGAGCACGTCTTCCACG GGGAGATCAAGAAGGGGAAGGTGTCCGGCTGCCACAGCTGGGTCCAGCTCTACGAGCTGGAGAAGTCAGGACAACTCAACTACCTGAGCTACAGCTACGACGGGCCT TGGACTGCCTTCCCCGACGTCCTGGCCCTGCAGTACCGCTGGAGCAACTACCTCAAGAGCATCGGCTCCATCTTCGTGGGCTCCAGCCCCGAGTTCGACCTGGCCCTCTACACTTTGTGCTACAAAGCCCGACCCGACCAGCA GTGCCACGTGAGCCTGGGAGGCAAAGCTGCCCAGATCCAGACCTACTCCTGGAGCAACTCCTTCTACGGGGACGGTCAACGCTTCGTGGCTTCCTCGTACCCCGTGAGCCCCTGA